In Porites lutea chromosome 7, jaPorLute2.1, whole genome shotgun sequence, a single window of DNA contains:
- the LOC140943968 gene encoding neuromedin-U receptor 2-like translates to MDNSTLDQMNSSSYGCPWTVSASLTSILAVINTITLIGNMLIVTVFFKTPSLKTSTNYYIVNMAVCDLLRPFFSWPLYVSEGMLTRNVFISGSWTLAACKLGMYFRAVSQIVSILSLVLIALDRFVAIVFPFKVSVMNGKIRVILLLVSWLIPLLGVLPYALFSKITTVENQRVCRFIASQEVYRIFHAIGITIGYFIPLITIICLYSIIMIKLKQSTKNCNIQASQDNVERSQQSRKILKILITIVIAFFVCWTPLCIYVFLRTFFPAIFPREKCFLFTSFFFYVFPSLSTAINPVTLFAFSTNYKQALRTLSSKVFLLCKCRCKAIQPNKTMVVGRHDCRNYELGQTRIQ, encoded by the coding sequence ATGGATAATTCCACATTAGATCAAATGAACTCTTCATCTTACGGTTGCCCATGGACGGTCTCTGCATCGCTTACATCGATTTTGGCTGTAATTAACACGATAACGTTAATCGGAAATATGCTTATTGTCACAGTTTTCTTCAAGACCCCCAGCCTAAAGACAAGCACAAATTACTACATCGTGAACATGGCCGTCTGTGACCTCCTCAGACCATTTTTCAGTTGGCCGCTGTACGTTAGTGAAGGCATGCTCACGCGCAACGTTTTTATCAGTGGGTCTTGGACTTTGGCTGCATGTAAGCTGGGAATGTATTTTAGGGCAGTATCTCAGATAGTCTCCATTCTGAGCCTTGTGTTAATCGCTTTGGACAGATTTGTTGCTATCGTTTTCCCCTTCAAAGTTTCTGTGATGAATGGGAAAATTCGAGTGATTTTACTGTTGGTGTCTTGGTTGATACCTTTGCTTGGTGTTCTTCCTTATGCACTCTTTTCCAAGATAACTACAGTAGAGAACCAAAGAGTTTGCAGGTTCATCGCGAGCCAGGAAGTTTATCGGATTTTCCACGCAATCGGCATCACTATAGGATACTTTATTCCCCTAATAACGATCATATGTCTGTATTCTATTATAATGATAAAACTGAAACAGAGTACCAAGAATTGTAACATCCAAGCAAGCCAAGATAACGTCGAACGAAGCCAGCAGAGTAGAAAGATTCTTAAAATCTTGATAACTAttgtcattgctttttttgtgtGCTGGACGCCACTCTGTATTTATGTTTTTCTTAGAACGTTTTTCCCAGCTATTTTCCCACGCGAAAAATGTTTCTTATTCACCAGcttttttttctatgtttttccgtCTTTAAGTACAGCCATTAATCCGGTCACTCTTTTTGCGTTTAGTAcaaactataaacaagcctTGAGAACTCTGAGTTCtaaggtttttcttctttgtaaatgtAGATGCAAAGCCATTCAGCCCAACAAAACTATGGTTGTGGGTAGACATGACTGCAGGAACTATGAACTGGGACAAACGAGGATTCAATAA
- the LOC140943971 gene encoding neuropeptides capa receptor-like — protein sequence MDNSTLHPLNSSSSGCPWMASTLFTSVLALITAVTFIGNMLIVTTFFKTPSLRTSTNYYIVSMAVSDFIGPFFIWPLYVCEGMLTSTVFIGGSSALAACKLGMYFRALSQTVSVLSLVLISVDRFVAIVFPFKFAVMNRKIRVSLLVVSWLVPLLGVLPYLIFSEITTVENRRVCRFMVRDEAKIGIHANGIALFYILPLITIVVLYSLIMIKLKQSTKNSNIQTRPQDIVGRSQQNRKILKILITIVIAFFLCWTPLSMYFVLRIFCPDLFVQDTCLLITGFTFYVFPSLSTAVNPLILFSFSTNYKQALRSLSSQVSFLCKCRCKASQPQ from the coding sequence ATGGATAATTCCACATTACATCCACTAAACTCTTCATCTTCTGGTTGCCCTTGGATGGCGTCTACACTCTTTACATCGGTTTTGGCTCTAATAACTGCAGTAACTTTCATCGGAAACATGCTTATTGTCACAACCTTTTTCAAGACACCCAGCCTACGGACAAGCACTAATTACTACATCGTGAGCATGGCTGTCTCTGACTTCATTGGTCCATTTTTCATTTGGCCGCTGTACGTCTGTGAAGGCATGCTGACTAGCACTGTTTTTATCGGTGGGTCTTCGGCTTTGGCTGCATGCAAGCTAGGAATGTATTTTAGGGCGTTATCTCAGACAGTCTCCGTTCTGAGTCTTGTGTTGATCAGTGTGGACAGATTTGTTGCTATCGTTTTTCCCTTTAAATTTGCTGTGATGAATCGCAAAATTCGAGTCAGCTTACTCGTGGTATCATGGCTGGTACCTTTGCTTGGTGTTCTTCCTTACTTAATCTTTTCCGAGATAACTACAGTAGAGAACCGGAGAGTTTGTAGATTTATGGTGAGGGACGAAGCTAAAATAGGTATTCACGCAAACGGCATCGCTCTATTTTACATTCTTCCCCTGATTACGATTGTAGTTCTTTATTCTCTGATAATGATAAAACTGAAACAGAGTACCAAGAACAGTAACATTCAAACAAGACCACAAGATATAGTGGGACGAAGCCAGcagaacagaaaaattcttaaaatctTGATAACTATTGTCATTGCTTTTTTCCTCTGCTGGACGCCACTATCTATGTATTTTGTTCTTAGAATTTTTTGTCCAGATCTTTTTGTACAGGACACATGTTTATTAATCACTGGCTTTACTTTCTATGTTTTTCCGTCTTTAAGTACAGCTGTTAATCCGCTCATCCTTTTTTCGTTTAGTACAAACTATAAGCAAGCCTTGAGAAGCCTGTCTTCTcaggtttcttttctttgtaagtGTAGATGTAAAGCTAGTCAACCCCAATAA
- the LOC140943969 gene encoding substance-K receptor-like, which yields MDNFTLDQLKISSSGCSWTVSTLFTSILALITTVTLVGNMLIAVVFSKNPSLQTSTNYYIVNMAVSDFLGPFFSWPLYVSEGMFTRNVFISGSWALAVCKLGMYFRAVSQIVSVVSLVLIALDRFVAIVFPFKVAMMNWKIRVILLLVSWLIALLIVLPYALFSKITTVEDQIVCRFIANEETTTVFHATGIVLIYFIPLITIIVLYYVVMRRLKKRSKKTNIQTSQHNFDRSQQNRKILKIFITIVIAFFVCWTPLCIYLFLRKFFPSLFPKDKCLLITSFTFYVFPSLSTAINPVILFAFSTNYKQALRTLCSQFLSLYKCRGKAIQSNRTRIVGTHDCKNYELEQTT from the coding sequence ATGGATAACTTCACGTTAGATCAACTGAAAATTTCATCTTCTGGTTGCTCTTGGACGGTGTCTACATTGTTCACATCAATTTTGGCTTTGATAACTACAGTTACTTTAGTTGGAAATATGCTCATTGCTGTAGTCTTCTCCAAGAACCCCAGCCTACAGACAAGCACCAACTACTACATCGTGAATATGGCAGTCTCTGACTTCCTCGGACCGTTTTTCAGTTGGCCGCTGTACGTTAGTGAAGGCATGTTTACGCGCAATGTTTTTATCAGTGGGTCTTGGGCTTTGGCTGTGTGCAAGTTGGGAATGTATTTTAGGGCGGTATCTCAGATAGTTTCCGTTGTGAGTCTGGTGTTAATCGCTTTGGACAGATTTGTTGcgattgtttttccttttaaagttGCTATGATGAATTGGAAAATTCGAGTGATCTTATTGTTGGTATCGTGGCTAATAGCGTTGCTTATCGTTCTTCCTTACGCACTGTTTTCCAAGATAACTACAGTAGAGGACCAGATTGTTTGCAGGTTTATCGCGAACGAGGAAACAACAACGGTTTTTCATGCGACCGGCATCGTTCTAATTTACTTTATTCCCCTGATTACGATCATCGTCTTGTATTACGTGGTCATGAGAAGATTGAAGAAGAGAAGCAAGAAAACTAACATTCAAACAAGCCAGCATAACTTTGACCGAAGCCAGCAGAATAGGAAGATTCTGAAAATCTTTATAACTATTGTCATTGCCTTTTTTGTATGCTGGACACCACTCTGTATTTATCTGTTTCTTAGAAAGTTTTTTCCATCTCTGTTTCCGAAGGACAAATGCCTATTAATTACTAGTTTTACCTTCTATGTTTTTCCGTCTTTAAGTACAGCTATCAATCCGGTTATCCTCTTTGCGTTTAGTACAAACTATAAGCAAGCCTTGAGAACTCTGTGTTCTCAATTCCTCTCTCTCTATAAGTGTAGAGGTAAAGCGATTCAGTCCAACAGAACTCGAATTGTGGGCACTCATGACTGCAAGAACTATGAACTAGAACAAACAACTTAA